A single Thermoanaerobacterium sp. RBIITD DNA region contains:
- a CDS encoding GntR family transcriptional regulator, translated as MNIIISNSSQEPIYEQIVKQIKNMIIRGELAENEMLPSIRSLAKDLQISVITTKKAYEELENDGYIVTVQGKGSFVAAQNKELLKEMRLKIVEEKLAEAVDAGRSIELSLEEMQKMLKILYEEV; from the coding sequence ATGAATATTATTATTTCTAACTCTTCACAGGAGCCGATTTATGAACAGATTGTCAAACAGATTAAGAATATGATTATCAGAGGAGAACTTGCAGAGAATGAGATGCTTCCTTCTATACGGAGTCTGGCCAAAGACCTGCAGATAAGCGTCATTACCACAAAAAAAGCATATGAAGAATTGGAGAATGATGGCTACATAGTAACAGTACAAGGTAAAGGTTCTTTCGTGGCGGCTCAAAACAAAGAACTGCTAAAAGAAATGCGCTTAAAAATTGTTGAAGAAAAATTGGCAGAAGCAGTTGATGCGGGTAGGTCTATTGAGTTGTCTCTCGAAGAAATGCAGAAAATGTTAAAAATACTTTATGAGGAGGTATAA
- a CDS encoding transposase: MKTLNQKVSVPLPFIPMKNADKTDTMKNSAIINKKLTLKEKYERINLLLIKGYKKSYICKKLNLDSRTFDKLINMTDKEREKLFQTKMMKKHEETVARKQEKIDKVQEMFKHGYSKAAIAREIGIDKRTVNKYLDPNYSAVHASYGVKKPGKLSPFIDEINCYIEQGYTSANIDEIIRKKGYNGSISSIRHYISEWKHRYKKEYDKDKSNDNGDKISEQIERKNLIKLLYKPIEEVKMITQEQLDRVCNEYPFYASIYHLVNEFREILLEKNISKLEEWIDKADSLKIHEIESFVKGLVKDIDAVRNAIIYDFNNGLAEGSVNKLKVIKRIMYRRCSFDTLRAKVLLSEHMHKIN, translated from the coding sequence ATGAAAACTTTAAATCAAAAAGTTTCCGTGCCTTTACCTTTTATTCCAATGAAAAATGCTGATAAAACAGATACAATGAAAAATTCTGCAATTATTAATAAAAAGCTTACCTTAAAAGAAAAATATGAAAGAATAAATCTTCTTCTAATAAAAGGTTATAAAAAATCATACATATGCAAAAAATTAAACTTAGATTCACGCACATTTGATAAGCTAATAAATATGACAGATAAAGAAAGAGAAAAACTGTTTCAAACAAAAATGATGAAAAAGCACGAAGAAACTGTTGCAAGGAAACAAGAAAAAATTGACAAAGTACAAGAAATGTTCAAACATGGTTATTCAAAAGCAGCAATAGCAAGAGAAATAGGAATTGACAAACGTACAGTAAACAAATATCTTGATCCTAACTACTCTGCAGTGCATGCATCATACGGAGTCAAAAAACCAGGTAAATTAAGTCCATTTATAGATGAGATAAATTGTTATATTGAGCAAGGATATACATCAGCAAATATTGATGAGATAATTCGTAAAAAAGGTTACAATGGTTCTATTTCCAGCATACGTCACTATATTAGCGAATGGAAACATCGTTACAAAAAGGAATATGATAAAGATAAATCTAATGATAATGGAGACAAAATTAGCGAACAAATAGAGCGCAAAAATTTAATAAAGTTGCTGTATAAGCCTATCGAGGAAGTAAAAATGATTACTCAAGAGCAATTGGATAGAGTATGTAATGAATATCCATTTTATGCAAGTATATATCATCTTGTAAATGAATTTAGGGAAATACTATTAGAGAAAAATATTAGTAAATTAGAAGAATGGATAGATAAAGCCGATTCGTTAAAAATTCACGAAATAGAAAGTTTTGTGAAAGGGCTGGTAAAAGATATAGATGCTGTTAGAAATGCAATAATATATGATTTTAATAATGGTCTTGCGGAAGGCAGTGTCAATAAGCTTAAAGTAATTAAAAGAATTATGTATAGAAGGTGTAGCTTTGATACGCTAAGAGCTAAAGTGCTTTTGTCTGAACATATGCACAAAATCAACTAA
- a CDS encoding TnsD family Tn7-like transposition protein: MMTFFPVPYEDEVLYSVLARYHVRSGNTSYKATMEDLFGSTSVTAVMDLPSNIQNLVNNMPLNSRYTEEFLIKSHTLFPFYSAFLPPKRAEQVFESMKGDNGGSIYSRTGIMASSVTLNQYFKFCPVCAKEDKLQYGELYWHRVHQIPGVLICPKHHVPLYDSQVPIRGYNKHEYKTAGEENCVEPDIVINYSDDVFEKLIRLAEDAQVLLNSDFEKRDIEWYKEQYLAKMMEMGFATSNGKVHQKEFIKEFIDYYIVQSRVDIDNDSNWLMDMIRKKNKTAHPIRHLLLSRFLGISLPDLFYKKMECKPFGDGPWPCLNAGRPLPKTSCF; encoded by the coding sequence ATGATGACGTTTTTTCCTGTGCCTTATGAGGATGAAGTATTATACAGCGTCCTTGCAAGGTACCATGTGCGGAGCGGAAATACAAGTTATAAGGCGACAATGGAAGACCTTTTCGGTTCAACTTCCGTAACAGCGGTGATGGACCTGCCCTCCAATATACAGAACCTTGTTAATAATATGCCCCTTAATTCCCGATATACAGAAGAATTTCTCATAAAAAGCCATACACTTTTTCCTTTCTACTCTGCCTTTTTGCCTCCAAAACGTGCAGAACAAGTTTTTGAATCAATGAAAGGGGATAACGGAGGGAGCATATACAGCCGAACTGGAATTATGGCCAGTTCCGTTACATTAAACCAATATTTTAAGTTCTGCCCTGTATGTGCTAAAGAAGATAAATTACAGTATGGAGAGTTATACTGGCATAGGGTTCATCAAATTCCTGGGGTACTGATATGTCCAAAACATCATGTTCCTTTATATGACAGCCAGGTGCCTATCAGGGGATATAATAAACACGAATATAAGACTGCTGGCGAGGAGAACTGTGTAGAACCCGATATTGTTATCAACTACTCTGATGATGTTTTTGAAAAACTGATTAGGCTCGCAGAGGATGCTCAGGTTTTGCTTAACAGCGACTTTGAAAAGAGAGATATAGAATGGTATAAAGAGCAGTATCTTGCAAAGATGATGGAAATGGGATTTGCAACTTCAAACGGAAAAGTGCATCAAAAGGAGTTTATAAAAGAGTTTATTGATTATTATATTGTTCAGTCCAGGGTTGATATCGATAACGATTCAAATTGGCTAATGGATATGATAAGAAAGAAAAACAAGACTGCTCATCCTATCAGACATTTGCTTTTGTCCCGTTTTCTTGGTATTTCTCTTCCTGATTTATTTTATAAAAAAATGGAATGTAAGCCATTTGGGGATGGACCATGGCCTTGCCTGAATGCAGGTAGACCACTACCTAAAACCAGTTGTTTCTGA
- a CDS encoding TnsA endonuclease C-terminal domain-containing protein encodes MAKRNISWDENKLNKWIQEGRGQGEGKDYKPWLTVQDFPSKGRVTRIFGWKTKRTHHFFTDTETRYFYLLEWEDDVLDIREHYPLFNCEEVIENKAGLNFHLFKDKDIGTPYILSTSFLITLKKPNGKIEYLARSLKADYELERKTALERLEIERRYWQSQNIDWGIVTQKEIPVVKAKNIEWIHSSLYPTDERGFTDEEADYYCNAFIEKLAGSSTSIRDFTTQFDRLFNLDTGSGVYIFKRLIALKRIMVDMNKKIDLNDSTQSIEIVQQSLPERVGVL; translated from the coding sequence ATGGCTAAAAGAAATATAAGTTGGGATGAAAATAAATTAAATAAATGGATACAGGAGGGCAGGGGGCAGGGAGAAGGAAAAGACTACAAGCCCTGGCTTACTGTCCAGGACTTCCCTTCTAAAGGAAGGGTTACACGTATATTTGGATGGAAAACAAAAAGAACACATCACTTTTTTACGGATACAGAGACAAGATACTTTTATTTACTTGAATGGGAAGATGATGTTTTAGATATCAGGGAGCACTATCCTTTGTTTAACTGTGAAGAAGTGATAGAAAATAAGGCTGGTTTAAACTTTCACTTATTTAAAGATAAAGATATAGGAACGCCCTATATTTTATCTACATCATTTTTAATCACTTTGAAAAAACCAAACGGCAAAATAGAGTATCTTGCAAGAAGTCTTAAAGCGGATTATGAACTTGAACGAAAGACAGCCCTAGAAAGGCTGGAAATTGAAAGAAGATACTGGCAGAGCCAAAACATTGATTGGGGAATAGTAACACAAAAAGAGATTCCAGTAGTTAAAGCAAAGAATATCGAATGGATTCACTCATCCTTATATCCTACTGATGAAAGAGGATTTACAGATGAAGAAGCAGACTATTACTGCAATGCTTTTATTGAAAAATTGGCGGGAAGCAGTACTTCGATTAGAGATTTTACTACCCAATTTGATAGGCTGTTTAATTTAGACACAGGGTCAGGGGTGTATATATTCAAGCGTTTAATTGCTCTTAAAAGAATAATGGTGGACATGAATAAGAAAATCGACCTCAATGATTCGACCCAAAGTATAGAAATTGTACAACAAAGTTTACCAGAAAGGGTGGGGGTACTTTGA
- a CDS encoding ATP-binding protein: MYQLVWLKLDCPFDGSLKGLCIEFFHKVDDLLGTDYYKKFGVGRKTVDNMLSIISQIARNTGLGVLVIDEIQHLNGAKSGGDEKMLNFFVTLVNTIGVPVILIGTTKALSVLQSEFRQARRGSGQGDMIWERLSKDKSWELLINALWDYQWTKKEVPLTPELNDVIYEESQGIIDIAVKLYAMSQIRAILSGREDITVNLIKQVAKDNLKLVRPMLEALKTGNIKEIAKYEDICTVDIDFLGFVDKSKQSLDWDMRMKMLQRQQKEKEKEVNLSRKEQAIIKLLDLNIDAKKAQKAVEQVLDSEEELEVSEIVIKAVQMISTNDKPKQREKSKAKKMDENDIRFIVEEGRRNKKSAYESLKEKGLIRQVENDFFKAV, translated from the coding sequence ATGTACCAACTGGTTTGGCTGAAGTTAGACTGCCCATTTGACGGTTCCTTGAAGGGTCTCTGCATAGAGTTTTTCCATAAAGTAGACGACCTGTTGGGTACAGACTATTATAAGAAGTTTGGGGTAGGTAGGAAAACCGTAGACAATATGCTCTCTATCATATCCCAGATAGCCAGAAATACAGGGCTGGGTGTATTGGTCATAGACGAGATTCAGCATTTAAATGGGGCAAAAAGCGGTGGGGATGAGAAGATGCTTAACTTTTTTGTAACCCTTGTCAATACCATTGGTGTACCTGTCATACTTATTGGCACCACAAAAGCATTATCGGTTCTACAATCAGAATTCCGTCAGGCAAGGCGCGGCAGCGGTCAAGGGGATATGATTTGGGAGAGGCTGAGTAAAGATAAAAGTTGGGAACTGCTAATCAATGCACTTTGGGACTATCAGTGGACCAAAAAGGAAGTACCTTTAACACCTGAATTAAACGATGTAATTTATGAAGAGTCACAGGGCATCATTGACATTGCGGTAAAACTTTATGCTATGTCCCAAATACGGGCAATCCTCTCAGGCAGGGAGGATATTACTGTAAATCTGATTAAGCAGGTTGCAAAGGATAATTTAAAGTTGGTTCGCCCCATGCTGGAAGCCTTAAAAACAGGAAACATTAAAGAAATCGCCAAGTATGAGGATATTTGTACTGTAGACATTGATTTTCTGGGATTTGTGGACAAAAGCAAACAGTCATTAGACTGGGATATGAGGATGAAGATGCTCCAAAGGCAGCAGAAGGAAAAAGAAAAGGAAGTGAACCTTTCCAGGAAGGAACAGGCGATTATAAAATTATTAGACTTAAATATTGATGCAAAAAAGGCTCAAAAAGCAGTAGAGCAGGTTCTCGATAGTGAAGAAGAACTTGAAGTCTCAGAGATTGTAATAAAGGCTGTGCAGATGATATCAACCAATGATAAACCAAAACAAAGGGAAAAGAGTAAAGCAAAGAAGATGGATGAAAATGATATAAGGTTTATTGTGGAAGAAGGCAGGAGAAATAAAAAATCAGCCTATGAATCGTTAAAAGAAAAAGGACTTATCAGGCAAGTGGAAAATGATTTTTTCAAGGCGGTGTAG
- a CDS encoding ribonuclease BN has translation MKHSIFRTLKLLILGNIFLIPFSIVVENLIIRLIIGSAAGISFIMLLSFITKIEAIYTKDKKY, from the coding sequence ATGAAACACAGCATTTTTAGAACTTTAAAATTGCTTATCTTAGGAAATATATTTTTAATCCCCTTCTCCATTGTTGTAGAAAACCTTATCATACGTTTAATTATCGGCTCTGCAGCAGGTATTTCATTTATTATGCTTCTATCCTTTATTACCAAAATTGAGGCTATATACACAAAAGACAAAAAGTATTAA
- a CDS encoding ABC-2 transporter permease has protein sequence MFNLILKDILIQKRTFFLGIVYIMIMILSFQQVGSPMFSASVIAFSYIMVQSACAYDDKNKSDILLNSLPLNRNTIVIARYLSTFIFAAIAVVYYILLTGIIKILELPFKVYPVSLEGTIGTLFALILVSGIYFPIFFKVGYIKSKIVNFVLFFGVFIGSGILVPELIENKNKAFFQGILQFLSNQSDMQIAIEIFAIMILLLIISYMFSLKFYRKREF, from the coding sequence ATGTTTAATTTAATTCTAAAGGATATATTAATACAAAAAAGGACTTTCTTTTTGGGGATAGTCTATATAATGATTATGATATTGTCTTTTCAACAGGTTGGAAGTCCTATGTTTTCAGCAAGTGTTATTGCGTTTTCATATATTATGGTTCAGTCGGCCTGTGCTTATGATGACAAAAATAAATCAGATATTCTATTAAACAGTCTGCCGTTAAACAGAAATACTATAGTAATTGCGAGATATCTTTCAACATTTATTTTTGCAGCAATTGCGGTTGTATATTATATTTTACTCACAGGTATCATAAAAATATTGGAACTGCCTTTTAAAGTATATCCTGTATCGCTTGAAGGCACTATAGGAACTCTATTTGCTTTAATTTTAGTTAGTGGGATATATTTTCCTATATTTTTTAAAGTGGGATACATAAAATCTAAAATTGTTAATTTTGTTTTATTTTTTGGGGTATTCATTGGGAGCGGAATACTTGTGCCTGAATTGATAGAAAATAAAAACAAAGCATTTTTTCAAGGAATCTTGCAGTTTTTAAGCAACCAATCGGATATGCAGATAGCAATTGAAATATTTGCTATAATGATTTTGTTACTTATTATCTCATATATGTTTTCTTTGAAATTCTATCGAAAAAGGGAGTTCTAA
- a CDS encoding transposase family protein, giving the protein MDEFIKMLDKNLEYKSHEIIDDTIYIKVESNRKELKCPFCCQTSTKVHSHYKRSFQDLPIQGKKVIVILNNRKMFCTNPDCPVL; this is encoded by the coding sequence ATGGATGAATTTATTAAGATGCTGGATAAAAATTTAGAATATAAAAGCCATGAAATAATTGATGATACTATATATATCAAAGTGGAATCAAATAGAAAAGAATTAAAATGTCCTTTCTGTTGTCAAACATCTACAAAAGTTCATTCACATTATAAAAGAAGCTTTCAGGATCTTCCGATACAAGGCAAGAAAGTTATAGTTATTCTTAATAATAGAAAAATGTTTTGTACCAATCCGGATTGTCCAGTATTGTAA
- a CDS encoding Mu transposase C-terminal domain-containing protein encodes MKKLKRYLISLSINNYHTGTKNTLKLAYELMRKEFFSDEFKIENGIKVPIIKPMGDVPTYAQFRYWYYKNMNYKKQITSRQSSKKYEQQHRPLLGSSTSEAIAPGSIYQIDATVGDIYLVSRFNRNWIIGRPVIYGVIDVFSRMVVGIYVGLEGPSWIGAMMALANAASDKVAFCREYGIDIEEKDWPVHHLPEAILADRGELEGKNVENIINSLHIKVQNTPPYRADWKAVIEQHFRVTNLRVKPLLPSTVNPDVRERGDRDYRLDAKLDIYQFTQIIIKCALYHNNQYYLKNYDREEMMVADEVECIPREIWNWGIVNRAGKLRSVPEDIVKLNLMPSDTATVTAKGIKFKGLYYASSKTLRERWFEKARNKGTWKIGVSYDPRNMNFIYIKDQNGMDFEKCFLLEHQNRYKDKNFEEIQYLLEEEKLQIKMAEDKELQAKVDLIAEIENIAKEAEKSFKEEKSNESDSKRKKGIRNNKRLEKMINRGKEGFELDKKDIGNNAEVISFNRTKQKEQSDENSTIDLLIRKQKEALKKIHE; translated from the coding sequence ATGAAGAAATTAAAAAGATATTTAATATCGCTATCAATAAATAACTATCACACAGGTACTAAAAATACTCTTAAACTTGCATATGAACTGATGAGGAAAGAATTTTTCAGCGATGAATTCAAAATAGAAAACGGCATAAAAGTTCCTATCATAAAACCTATGGGTGATGTACCTACATATGCACAATTTCGTTATTGGTACTATAAAAATATGAACTATAAAAAACAAATCACATCCAGACAGAGCAGTAAAAAATATGAGCAGCAGCACAGACCTCTTCTGGGAAGTTCAACTTCAGAAGCCATTGCGCCAGGAAGCATCTATCAAATCGATGCAACTGTAGGCGATATTTATCTTGTGAGCCGTTTTAACAGGAACTGGATAATTGGAAGACCAGTGATTTATGGGGTTATAGATGTTTTCAGCAGAATGGTTGTTGGTATTTATGTTGGTTTAGAGGGTCCCAGTTGGATAGGAGCCATGATGGCTCTGGCTAATGCAGCATCCGACAAAGTTGCCTTTTGCAGGGAGTATGGAATAGATATTGAAGAAAAGGACTGGCCAGTCCATCATCTTCCAGAGGCTATTTTGGCGGACAGAGGGGAACTTGAAGGCAAGAATGTTGAAAACATCATAAATTCCTTACATATAAAAGTACAGAATACTCCCCCGTATAGGGCAGATTGGAAAGCAGTCATTGAACAGCACTTTAGAGTAACCAATTTAAGAGTAAAACCACTTTTGCCTAGTACTGTAAACCCAGATGTGAGAGAGCGGGGCGACAGGGATTACAGACTAGATGCCAAACTGGATATTTACCAGTTTACACAGATTATTATCAAATGTGCCCTGTACCATAATAACCAGTATTACCTTAAAAATTATGACAGGGAAGAGATGATGGTTGCTGATGAAGTAGAATGCATCCCACGGGAAATATGGAACTGGGGAATTGTAAACCGTGCAGGAAAATTACGAAGCGTACCAGAGGATATCGTTAAACTAAATCTTATGCCTTCAGATACGGCAACAGTAACTGCAAAAGGAATAAAATTTAAGGGCTTGTATTATGCCTCTTCCAAGACTCTCAGGGAGAGATGGTTTGAGAAGGCGAGGAATAAAGGGACATGGAAAATTGGTGTATCTTATGACCCCCGCAATATGAACTTTATTTATATTAAGGACCAAAATGGTATGGACTTTGAAAAATGTTTTCTCCTGGAACATCAAAACAGGTATAAGGATAAAAATTTTGAGGAAATTCAATACCTTCTTGAGGAGGAGAAACTTCAAATAAAAATGGCAGAAGATAAGGAACTGCAGGCTAAGGTTGATTTAATTGCTGAGATTGAAAATATTGCAAAAGAGGCAGAGAAATCCTTTAAAGAAGAAAAGTCAAATGAAAGCGATTCGAAGCGTAAAAAAGGCATTAGAAATAATAAAAGGCTTGAAAAGATGATAAATAGAGGAAAGGAAGGCTTTGAACTGGATAAAAAAGATATAGGAAATAACGCAGAAGTTATATCGTTTAATAGGACAAAGCAGAAGGAACAGTCAGATGAGAATAGTACGATAGACCTTTTAATAAGGAAACAGAAGGAGGCTTTAAAGAAAATCCATGAATAA
- a CDS encoding four helix bundle protein, which produces MEQNFYIRDFKSLKVWQKSAELTNEIYKITKKFPKFETHIIVSQLLRACTSICANIAEDNSQLYKSRQFYHYNLSLGSAGETRNFLAIALINEYITKEEYDVLELRLIGIIKMLHGCIKKLQSESGSELNDASMV; this is translated from the coding sequence ATGGAACAGAATTTTTATATAAGAGACTTTAAAAGCCTGAAAGTATGGCAGAAATCAGCAGAATTAACAAATGAAATATATAAGATTACTAAAAAGTTTCCGAAATTCGAAACTCATATAATTGTATCACAACTACTCCGTGCCTGCACAAGCATATGCGCCAATATCGCTGAGGACAACTCACAATTATATAAAAGCAGACAATTCTACCATTACAATCTCAGCCTCGGCAGCGCAGGTGAAACCCGCAATTTCCTTGCCATAGCCCTGATAAATGAATATATTACAAAAGAGGAATATGATGTTCTGGAATTAAGACTAATCGGAATTATCAAAATGCTGCATGGATGTATAAAAAAACTGCAATCTGAATCTGGCAGTGAATTAAATGATGCTTCTATGGTCTGA
- a CDS encoding ABC transporter ATP-binding protein yields the protein MAPVLEVKNLKKKFKDFALKNVNFTLEKGYIMGFIGPNGAGKSTTIKFIMNLLKKDDGEIKIFGLDNIKHEKEVKNRIGFVFDENYFYEELTVMEMKRVIAPFYKNWNDSLFNKYIKEFSLPSKKKIKELSKGMKMKFSIAVALSHDAELLIMDEPTSGLDPIIRSELLDILTLLIQDENKSVFFSTHITSDLDKIADYISFINNGSIVFSCPKDDIFEKHGLVKGPKEILNADVRKYFIGIKENQFGFEGLTENRQQVKRMLRDRVIIDKPSLDDIMLYYARRV from the coding sequence ATGGCACCTGTTTTAGAAGTAAAAAATTTAAAAAAGAAGTTCAAAGATTTTGCTCTAAAAAATGTAAATTTTACTTTGGAAAAAGGATATATTATGGGCTTTATTGGCCCAAATGGGGCAGGAAAGAGTACAACCATAAAATTTATTATGAATTTGCTTAAAAAAGATGATGGGGAAATTAAAATATTTGGACTGGATAATATTAAGCATGAGAAAGAAGTGAAAAACAGAATCGGATTTGTATTTGATGAAAACTATTTTTATGAAGAACTAACTGTTATGGAAATGAAAAGAGTAATAGCCCCTTTCTACAAAAACTGGAATGATAGTTTATTCAATAAATACATTAAGGAGTTTTCCCTGCCTTCTAAAAAAAAGATAAAGGAATTATCGAAAGGAATGAAAATGAAATTTTCCATTGCCGTTGCATTATCGCATGATGCAGAGTTGCTAATAATGGATGAGCCAACTTCAGGGCTTGACCCCATTATACGGAGTGAACTGTTGGATATACTAACCTTGCTTATACAAGATGAAAATAAAAGCGTATTTTTCTCAACCCATATTACATCCGACTTGGATAAGATAGCGGATTACATATCATTTATCAATAATGGAAGTATTGTGTTTTCTTGTCCCAAAGATGATATCTTTGAAAAGCACGGATTGGTCAAAGGACCAAAAGAAATACTTAATGCTGATGTAAGGAAGTATTTTATTGGAATAAAAGAAAACCAGTTTGGATTTGAGGGACTTACAGAAAACAGGCAGCAGGTAAAAAGGATGCTAAGAGACAGGGTTATTATTGATAAACCGTCTCTTGATGATATAATGCTCTATTATGCAAGGAGGGTATAA